One genomic region from Leptospira tipperaryensis encodes:
- a CDS encoding DUF1564 domain-containing protein codes for MEQIFFNSNERIQSVLAESQDQVVTLLVPESYFESLSNEEKRLLGKKLPYLLRRYGKFMCARSRLNEKAITTLYQKNQGNLKKLNVRMGTGYWALLGVLAHAHGVSRCFLFNFLLSLDQAGVGDSIVEVLNGGVPTFHEVYRYIWQLNITHNKVTRLLEFEPNPLQTYFDYSFPWLKRKT; via the coding sequence ATGGAACAGATCTTTTTCAATTCCAATGAGCGTATTCAATCCGTTCTGGCCGAAAGTCAGGATCAAGTCGTTACGCTGCTGGTGCCTGAGAGTTATTTTGAAAGTCTTTCGAATGAAGAGAAAAGACTTTTGGGTAAGAAACTGCCTTATCTTTTGAGGAGATACGGAAAATTTATGTGCGCTCGAAGTCGGTTAAATGAGAAAGCGATCACTACTCTTTATCAAAAGAATCAAGGGAACTTAAAAAAGCTAAATGTAAGAATGGGAACGGGATATTGGGCTTTGTTAGGTGTTTTGGCTCACGCTCACGGCGTATCTCGTTGTTTCCTTTTTAATTTTTTGTTGTCCTTGGATCAGGCGGGGGTCGGAGATTCTATCGTAGAAGTTTTAAATGGAGGAGTTCCTACCTTTCACGAGGTTTACAGATATATCTGGCAACTAAATATCACTCACAACAAGGTCACTCGTCTTTTAGAGTTTGAACCAAACCCACTTCAGACATATTTTGATTATAGTTTTCCCTGGTTAAAGAGAAAGACCTGA
- a CDS encoding YqgE/AlgH family protein, translated as MEETYNGKILISNSSIVMDYFNQTVILMIEHDSQGAFGLVLNKKQEAAIGDVIQGIPDEASRSLPIYSGGPVDPTFISVLHENNNISQPGIEVIPGLFLARSFDTLLELLESPSKFHVYQGYSGWGTGQLETEMNRKSWVVHEATKDFVLNHDPDTTWQEALRSKGGIYRYFVEHTKDPMLN; from the coding sequence ATGGAAGAAACTTATAACGGAAAAATTCTAATTTCCAATTCCTCAATTGTGATGGATTACTTTAATCAAACTGTAATTCTAATGATTGAACACGACAGCCAGGGCGCCTTTGGTTTAGTATTGAACAAAAAACAAGAGGCGGCCATCGGCGATGTAATTCAGGGAATTCCGGATGAAGCCAGTCGAAGTCTTCCTATTTATTCGGGCGGCCCTGTAGATCCTACTTTCATCTCCGTTCTGCATGAGAATAACAATATCTCTCAACCGGGAATCGAAGTGATTCCCGGCTTGTTTCTCGCGAGAAGTTTTGATACTCTGTTGGAATTATTAGAATCTCCTTCTAAATTTCACGTGTATCAAGGTTATTCCGGCTGGGGAACAGGACAATTGGAAACAGAGATGAATCGAAAGTCTTGGGTTGTTCATGAAGCAACGAAAGATTTTGTTCTGAATCATGATCCCGACACTACCTGGCAGGAAGCTCTGAGAAGCAAAGGTGGAATCTATCGCTACTTCGTAGAACATACGAAAGACCCAATGTTGAACTAA
- a CDS encoding Gfo/Idh/MocA family protein, with product MTERVKLGVIGTGHMGQYHVNVARTLGDATLAGIYDADIERAKQMAEKHKTSAFASFEDLISKVDAVIIAVPTFLHHDIAKKALEAGKHVLVEKPIAETTEQAKELVKIAADKNLVLLVGHVERFNGAVLELGKIVKDPLLIESRRLAPFNPRIKDVGVVLDMMIHDIDIVLNLVNSPVKKLSASGTKVQSNHEDIANVLLEFENGCLASITASRATQAKIRTLNITQKDVYIMLDFTDQEIELHRQATSDILLLSEEIKYRQESIVEKIFVHKDNPLKQEHEHFIRCIRKETDPIVNRDSDVATLEIAYKILSEIHGTSKK from the coding sequence ATGACAGAAAGAGTAAAACTCGGTGTGATCGGAACCGGACACATGGGTCAGTATCATGTGAACGTAGCAAGAACTCTGGGGGACGCCACCCTCGCGGGAATCTACGACGCGGATATCGAAAGAGCCAAGCAGATGGCTGAAAAACACAAGACTTCTGCATTCGCTTCTTTTGAAGATTTAATTTCAAAAGTTGACGCCGTCATCATTGCAGTTCCAACCTTCCTTCATCATGATATCGCCAAAAAAGCGCTGGAAGCCGGCAAACACGTATTAGTCGAAAAGCCGATCGCAGAAACAACCGAACAGGCAAAGGAACTCGTAAAGATCGCCGCAGACAAAAATTTAGTATTATTAGTCGGGCACGTAGAAAGATTCAACGGCGCAGTATTAGAATTAGGTAAAATTGTAAAGGATCCGTTACTGATTGAATCCAGAAGATTGGCTCCTTTTAATCCGAGAATCAAGGACGTCGGAGTTGTCCTCGACATGATGATTCACGACATCGATATCGTATTGAATCTTGTAAATTCTCCGGTGAAGAAGTTGTCCGCTTCAGGAACAAAAGTCCAGTCGAATCACGAAGATATCGCCAACGTATTATTAGAATTTGAGAACGGATGTCTTGCGAGCATCACCGCGTCTCGGGCGACCCAGGCAAAAATCAGAACATTAAACATCACTCAAAAAGACGTTTATATTATGTTGGATTTTACGGATCAAGAAATCGAACTGCACAGACAAGCAACGTCCGATATTCTTCTTTTATCCGAAGAAATCAAATACCGTCAGGAATCCATTGTAGAAAAAATCTTTGTTCACAAAGACAATCCGTTGAAACAAGAACACGAACATTTTATTCGTTGTATCAGAAAAGAAACGGACCCTATCGTGAATAGAGATTCCGACGTCGCTACGCTGGAAATCGCGTATAAAATTCTTTCTGAAATTCACGGAACGTCTAAAAAGTAA
- the dnaJ gene encoding molecular chaperone DnaJ, which produces MSERSYYDILGVSKTANDEEIKSAYRKLAIKYHPDKNKGDKESEDKFKEATEAYEVLRDAKKRQAYDQFGKAGVGAGGAGYGQGAYTDFSDIFGDFGDIFGDFFGGGGGGGRFGGSGRRSGPQRGSDLRYNLEVSLEDAALGREYKIEIPRLESCPDCNGSGAEKGSSPTTCADCGGSGQIRRTQGFFSVATTCPTCRGKGTTISNPCKSCNGQGLQEKRRTINIKIPPGIETGSRLKVSGEGEAGPNGGPHGDLYVVTHIKKHELFERQGNDLILTRKITLAQAILGAEIEVPTIDGKKAKMKIPEGTESGQVFRLKGHGMPYLGAYGKGDQHVIVRIEIPKKITRRQRELIEEFARESGENIPGSKGKIFTK; this is translated from the coding sequence AGAGATTAAATCTGCTTATCGAAAGTTAGCAATCAAATATCACCCAGATAAAAACAAGGGTGATAAGGAATCCGAAGATAAATTTAAAGAAGCCACGGAAGCATACGAAGTTCTTCGCGATGCTAAAAAACGTCAGGCTTACGATCAATTCGGAAAAGCCGGCGTTGGCGCGGGCGGTGCCGGCTATGGGCAAGGCGCGTACACTGATTTCTCCGATATCTTTGGAGACTTTGGCGATATCTTCGGTGATTTTTTCGGCGGAGGCGGTGGCGGGGGACGTTTTGGCGGCAGCGGAAGAAGGTCCGGTCCCCAGAGAGGATCCGATCTACGTTATAACCTAGAAGTTTCCCTCGAAGACGCAGCCTTAGGCCGAGAATATAAAATTGAAATTCCAAGATTAGAATCCTGTCCGGACTGTAACGGTTCCGGCGCGGAAAAAGGAAGTTCTCCAACTACTTGCGCCGATTGCGGCGGTTCCGGTCAGATCCGAAGAACTCAGGGATTCTTTTCCGTAGCGACGACCTGCCCTACTTGTAGAGGAAAGGGAACTACGATTTCCAATCCATGCAAGTCTTGTAATGGACAAGGTCTTCAGGAAAAAAGAAGAACGATCAATATAAAAATTCCTCCGGGAATCGAAACCGGATCCAGATTGAAAGTATCAGGAGAAGGCGAAGCGGGACCAAACGGCGGACCTCACGGAGATCTTTACGTAGTAACTCATATCAAAAAACACGAGTTATTCGAACGCCAAGGAAACGACTTAATTCTTACTCGTAAGATAACCTTGGCTCAAGCCATCTTAGGCGCTGAGATCGAGGTTCCGACCATAGACGGAAAAAAAGCCAAGATGAAAATTCCGGAAGGAACCGAGTCAGGACAAGTATTCCGATTGAAAGGACACGGCATGCCTTATCTCGGAGCTTACGGTAAAGGCGATCAACACGTCATCGTAAGAATCGAAATTCCGAAAAAGATAACGAGACGCCAAAGAGAATTGATAGAAGAATTCGCCAGAGAATCCGGAGAGAACATCCCGGGTTCTAAGGGAAAAATTTTCACAAAATAA